GCCTTATTCAAAAACATCAAATCAACCGGACGTGTCAAAATGGACACGTTAAAGCCTGTTTTATACGTAAATTCGGGGAAATACATGCTTGTGCCCATGAATGTCAAAATGTGGACAGGGGGACGCCCTTAATATTTAAATATTTAAAAAGTCTTTACACTGTTTACACTGTGCTACCATTGTTTCATGCCACGCCAAGCCAGAATAGACGCCCCAGGGGCATTGCACCATATCATCTGCCGAGGGATTGAACGCCGCATGTATTTTCTGGAACTGGTCAGGTATATCCATCTCAATCCTTTACGGGCCGGTCTTGTACGCATTTAGGAATATTCTCCTCTTCCGCCTCAACCGCTGATCTTTTTTTTAAGACAGGAAATACATGAAAAAAATTTGTCTTTTGACCTGCATAACTGTTTTCAGTTGGATCGGATGGTGGTTAGGAGATCATGTTGGTTTGATGACCGCTTATCTGGCTGGTTTTGTCGCTAGTCTGCTGGGTGTTTACGTGGGTTGTCGTATTAATCGGGATTATTTGAGTTGATGACGGTCAACATGCATGGCAGAGGGGGGACACCCTATATTCCCCCTATGACGAGATCGCCCTCGGAGTCTGCGCTTACCTGTCTTTGGCCAGTATTTATGTCATGTTCACTTCAAGGTTATCTTCAAAAAATATACAGTTGACATGTATGCATATATGATGCATCATCATACATATGAGAACAACACTTAATATCGATGACCAAATATTGGAAAAAGCCTCTCTTCTGACAGGTATCAAAGAGAAAACATCCTTGGTGCGACTTGGCCTCGAAGCATTAATTGCAAGAGAAAGCAGTAAACGTCTTGCCAGGCTTGGTGGCACGGAAAAAGAGTTACGTTCCATTCCCAGGCGCAGATCAACAAAAAAACAATCATGATCCTTGTTGATACTTCAGTTTGGGTCAACCACCTCCGAGCTGGCGAGCAGCATTTAGAAAAATTGCTGTTCGATGGGGATGTGGTTTGCCATAGTCACATTATAGGTGAACTCGCCTGTGGCAACATAAAAAACTGTAAAGAAATTATATCGTTACTACAATCCATCCCAACCTCTCCACAAATTGAATTTCAAGAATATTTATATTTTGTTGAAAAAAACAAATTATATGGCAAGGGAATTGGATTTGTTGATATTCACCTTTTAGCTTCAGCCCAACTAGGCCAAATACCTTTATGGACAAAGGATAAAAGGCTGAAGGCTGCTGCCAGCGAACTCGGATTGAATTACAGAAAAAAAAGATAATCGGGTCTTCCCGCGCAACCGGCTTTGTCTCCCGAATTGAGAACGGCATCAACCAGATTCTTCT
The genomic region above belongs to Desulfobacterales bacterium and contains:
- a CDS encoding type II toxin-antitoxin system VapB family antitoxin, with amino-acid sequence MRTTLNIDDQILEKASLLTGIKEKTSLVRLGLEALIARESSKRLARLGGTEKELRSIPRRRSTKKQS
- a CDS encoding type II toxin-antitoxin system VapC family toxin — protein: MILVDTSVWVNHLRAGEQHLEKLLFDGDVVCHSHIIGELACGNIKNCKEIISLLQSIPTSPQIEFQEYLYFVEKNKLYGKGIGFVDIHLLASAQLGQIPLWTKDKRLKAAASELGLNYRKKR